A single region of the Gracilibacillus caseinilyticus genome encodes:
- a CDS encoding GNAT family N-acetyltransferase produces MTIINRNKVFLQEATDSDIAELYYWKFEEKEQAAKKWNGPYIKEERVSKEEYKQGWRQEIIEGIPSSLVIKTVDKVIGYVGSYWVDKNTNWLETGIVIYDSNYWNGGYGSEAYKQWMDYLFASTAIHRLGMSTWSGNSRMIRVAEKLGMKEEARVREARVVNGEYFDAIKMGILRREWEGLK; encoded by the coding sequence ATGACGATAATAAATAGAAATAAAGTATTCTTACAAGAAGCAACCGATAGTGATATAGCGGAGTTATATTATTGGAAGTTTGAAGAGAAAGAACAAGCGGCAAAAAAGTGGAATGGTCCTTATATCAAAGAGGAGAGGGTGTCAAAGGAAGAGTATAAGCAAGGATGGAGGCAAGAGATTATCGAAGGTATTCCATCATCACTAGTTATCAAAACTGTTGATAAAGTGATTGGATATGTTGGCTCCTATTGGGTGGATAAAAACACAAATTGGTTAGAAACCGGGATAGTGATTTATGACAGTAACTATTGGAACGGCGGTTATGGTTCAGAGGCTTATAAACAGTGGATGGACTATCTTTTTGCATCTACTGCTATACATCGGCTTGGTATGTCAACATGGTCTGGCAATAGCAGAATGATAAGGGTTGCGGAAAAACTCGGAATGAAGGAAGAAGCAAGAGTAAGAGAAGCAAGAGTCGTCAACGGTGAATATTTTGATGCTATTAAGATGGGGATCTTGAGGCGAGAATGGGAAGGTTTAAAATAG
- a CDS encoding sugar ABC transporter permease, with protein sequence MSPKLKSNLELVGIYGIFAFMAVIIIYPIIWAVGMSLNPGNSLYSATIIPEDWSLEHYKWLFTDPKSDYLTWYKNSMIVSGCAALFSVIITSFVAYSFSRYQFIGKKSGLYTFLILQMFPVMMAMVALYIFLHLIGLLDTLTGLILIYIGGQIPFNAWLVKGYLDTIPKGLDEAARIDGAGHFTVFIRIIMPLAKPILAVVALFNFMTPLFDFILPSIILRSPENYTIALGLFNFINDQFSNNFTRFSAGAILIAIPVAIIYLFLQRFLISGLTAGGTKG encoded by the coding sequence ATGAGTCCTAAATTAAAATCAAACTTGGAGCTTGTCGGCATATATGGCATCTTTGCATTTATGGCAGTGATCATTATATATCCGATTATCTGGGCAGTAGGTATGTCACTTAATCCAGGAAACAGTCTCTATTCTGCGACCATTATTCCGGAGGATTGGTCACTTGAGCATTATAAATGGTTGTTCACTGATCCAAAGAGTGATTATCTGACATGGTACAAAAACAGTATGATCGTATCGGGGTGTGCTGCGTTATTTTCTGTGATTATCACATCCTTTGTCGCTTATTCATTTTCTAGATATCAATTTATCGGGAAAAAATCAGGTCTCTATACGTTTTTGATCCTGCAAATGTTCCCGGTAATGATGGCGATGGTTGCATTATATATTTTCTTGCATTTAATTGGGCTGCTAGATACACTTACCGGTTTAATCCTGATATATATCGGTGGTCAAATTCCATTTAATGCATGGTTAGTGAAAGGTTATTTAGACACGATTCCAAAAGGTCTTGATGAAGCTGCCAGAATTGATGGTGCGGGACATTTTACGGTGTTTATTCGTATTATTATGCCACTGGCAAAACCGATTCTTGCAGTGGTTGCGTTATTCAATTTCATGACACCATTATTTGATTTTATCTTGCCTTCGATTATTTTAAGAAGTCCAGAAAACTATACAATTGCCTTAGGTTTGTTTAACTTTATCAATGATCAGTTTTCCAATAATTTCACACGATTTTCCGCTGGTGCGATATTGATTGCGATACCTGTTGCGATTATTTATCTGTTTTTACAGCGCTTCTTAATTTCCGGTTTGACTGCAGGAGGAACAAAAGGATAA
- a CDS encoding beta-galactosidase yields MKFKPVSEKIPKMLHGADYNPEQWEKYPEVLEEDIRLMKLANCNVMSVGIFSWAKLEPEEATFTFEWMDKLLDTFHENGIFAFLATPSGARPAWMSEKYPEVLRVEANRVRNLHGLRHNHCYTSPVYRDKVTTMNTKLAERYAEHPAVIGWHVSNEYGGECHCDYCQEAFRDWLKEKYQTLDALNDAWWTTFWSHTYSSWAQVESPAPHGESMVHGLNLDWKRFVTHQTLDFYRHEVKPLKAVKPEMPATANFMELFEPLNYAKMADDIDIISWDSYPLWHDTSDPSYRAAYTAMNHDWFRSLKDGQPFLLMESTPSLTNWQPISKLKKPGMHNLSSLQAVAHGSDSVQYFQWRKSRGSSEKFHGAVVDHLGSEHNRVFQEVKELGENLSQLDEVVGTTVDAEVAIIFDTENRWAVNDSQGPRNSGVHYERTVTEHYQAFWEQGIAVDVIDSEKDLSKYKVVVAPMLYMVREGVGENMEKFVKNGGTFVTTYWSGIVNETDLCFLGGFPGPLRKTLGIWSEEIDALYDGQTNHVKVIGNNELGLSGEYQAKELCDLIHLEGAQALAQYGSDFYAGRPALTVNDFGQGKAYYIASRNDRSFHKEFFEKLADQAGLTRATGGTLPVGVSAQVRTDGENDYLFLMNFSGESQDITLAEGEYQDHVTGEAVSGNVTLTSYDVKVLKK; encoded by the coding sequence ATGAAATTCAAACCAGTAAGTGAAAAAATACCAAAAATGTTACACGGAGCAGACTATAACCCGGAACAGTGGGAAAAGTATCCGGAAGTGTTGGAGGAAGATATTCGTTTAATGAAGCTTGCCAACTGTAATGTCATGTCGGTCGGCATCTTTTCCTGGGCGAAATTAGAGCCGGAGGAAGCAACGTTTACTTTCGAATGGATGGATAAATTATTGGATACGTTCCATGAAAACGGTATATTTGCGTTTTTGGCGACACCAAGTGGGGCAAGACCTGCATGGATGTCAGAGAAATATCCGGAAGTGTTAAGAGTGGAGGCGAATCGTGTCCGTAATTTACACGGTTTACGTCACAATCACTGTTATACGTCCCCGGTATATCGTGACAAAGTAACGACAATGAACACGAAATTAGCGGAGCGATATGCAGAGCATCCGGCAGTAATCGGCTGGCATGTTTCCAATGAATATGGTGGCGAATGTCATTGTGATTACTGTCAGGAAGCCTTTCGTGATTGGCTAAAGGAAAAATATCAAACATTGGATGCTTTAAATGATGCGTGGTGGACCACGTTCTGGAGTCATACGTATTCCAGCTGGGCGCAAGTGGAGTCACCAGCTCCGCACGGGGAATCCATGGTACATGGATTAAACCTTGATTGGAAACGCTTTGTTACACACCAAACATTAGATTTTTATCGTCATGAAGTGAAACCGTTAAAGGCAGTAAAACCAGAGATGCCAGCAACGGCAAATTTTATGGAATTATTTGAACCGTTAAACTATGCGAAGATGGCGGATGATATCGATATTATTTCATGGGACTCTTACCCATTGTGGCATGATACAAGTGATCCATCCTATCGAGCAGCTTATACAGCGATGAACCATGATTGGTTCCGTTCCTTAAAAGATGGTCAGCCATTCTTATTGATGGAAAGCACGCCAAGCTTAACGAACTGGCAGCCAATCAGTAAATTGAAAAAGCCAGGCATGCATAATTTATCATCTTTACAAGCGGTTGCTCATGGTTCTGACTCTGTACAGTATTTCCAATGGCGCAAAAGCCGTGGATCTAGTGAGAAGTTTCACGGGGCAGTCGTTGATCATCTTGGCAGTGAACATAACCGGGTTTTTCAAGAAGTAAAAGAATTGGGAGAAAATCTCTCCCAATTAGACGAAGTAGTAGGAACGACAGTAGATGCAGAAGTAGCGATCATTTTTGATACGGAAAATCGTTGGGCTGTCAATGATTCGCAAGGTCCACGTAACAGTGGTGTGCACTATGAGCGTACAGTAACCGAGCATTATCAGGCATTCTGGGAGCAAGGTATTGCGGTTGATGTTATTGATTCCGAAAAAGATCTTTCTAAGTATAAAGTAGTCGTGGCGCCAATGTTATATATGGTTCGCGAAGGTGTCGGCGAGAACATGGAGAAATTTGTTAAAAATGGCGGAACGTTTGTCACGACTTATTGGTCTGGAATCGTTAATGAGACAGACTTATGTTTCTTAGGCGGATTCCCAGGTCCATTACGTAAAACGTTAGGTATCTGGTCAGAAGAAATAGATGCCTTATATGATGGCCAGACGAATCATGTAAAAGTAATCGGTAATAATGAATTAGGATTGAGCGGGGAATATCAGGCGAAAGAACTTTGTGACCTGATTCATTTGGAAGGCGCTCAGGCTTTAGCACAATATGGCAGTGATTTCTATGCAGGCAGACCAGCCTTGACAGTTAACGATTTTGGACAAGGTAAAGCCTATTATATCGCTTCTCGTAATGACCGTTCCTTCCATAAGGAATTCTTTGAAAAATTAGCAGATCAGGCAGGATTAACACGGGCAACAGGCGGAACGCTGCCAGTTGGTGTCAGTGCACAAGTCCGTACTGATGGCGAGAATGATTATTTATTCTTGATGAACTTCTCCGGTGAAAGCCAGGATATTACGCTTGCTGAAGGAGAATACCAGGATCATGTAACAGGGGAAGCGGTATCAGGAAATGTAACATTAACATCGTATGATGTGAAAGTGTTGAAAAAATAA
- a CDS encoding DUF4083 domain-containing protein produces MNWQVLGSMGWLILIVMIVICLIAFIFHSVGTFFKDNGDGNGYTPTGKEKNIEQKLDRIIELLEKEKE; encoded by the coding sequence ATGAATTGGCAAGTACTCGGCAGTATGGGCTGGTTAATATTAATAGTTATGATAGTTATATGTTTAATAGCTTTTATTTTTCATAGTGTTGGGACATTCTTCAAAGACAATGGAGACGGCAATGGTTATACACCCACAGGGAAAGAGAAAAATATTGAACAGAAGCTGGATCGGATTATTGAGTTGCTGGAAAAAGAGAAGGAATGA
- a CDS encoding glycoside hydrolase family 53 protein produces MTNKEFIKGVDLSFVDEVETEGGQYYIDGQPADVYQILDEAGVNAVRLRLWHTPSGGYTNLDRTIEMAKRIKAYNMEFLLDLHYSDYWADPGKQIKPKAWETLSFEELVDVVYSYTKEVMEAFQKEGLLPDMVQIGNEITNGMLWEEGKIYLEKQGKEIENWDGIIPLLKAGLNAVKDVDSQVRTMIHIDRGGDNPGSRKFYDQMAAYKLDYDVIGLSYYPWWHGPYEDFEYNMADVAQRYQKEIIVVEVAYPWALPDYIPNVDDEPDIRENLVPGYPATEKGQKAYLEKLIETVKQTPDQLGKGIYYWEPCWIPSKDTWSVGHENNWSHLTLFDNQGNKLAGLDAFNK; encoded by the coding sequence ATGACAAATAAAGAGTTTATTAAGGGTGTCGATCTCTCATTTGTAGATGAGGTGGAAACTGAAGGTGGACAGTATTATATAGACGGGCAGCCAGCGGATGTTTATCAAATATTAGATGAAGCTGGTGTCAACGCTGTACGCCTTCGGTTATGGCATACACCCTCTGGGGGATATACGAATTTAGATAGAACGATTGAAATGGCCAAACGTATAAAAGCTTATAATATGGAGTTCTTGTTAGACTTACATTACTCAGACTACTGGGCAGACCCTGGTAAACAGATAAAACCGAAAGCATGGGAAACATTAAGTTTTGAAGAATTAGTGGATGTAGTCTATAGTTATACGAAAGAAGTAATGGAAGCCTTTCAAAAAGAGGGCCTTCTCCCTGATATGGTTCAAATAGGAAATGAAATTACCAATGGCATGTTATGGGAAGAAGGAAAGATTTATCTTGAGAAACAAGGTAAGGAAATTGAGAACTGGGATGGCATTATCCCTTTACTAAAAGCAGGACTTAATGCTGTAAAAGATGTGGATTCTCAAGTGAGAACGATGATTCATATTGACAGAGGTGGAGATAATCCGGGATCGCGCAAGTTCTATGACCAAATGGCAGCGTATAAGCTTGACTATGATGTGATTGGGCTATCCTATTATCCATGGTGGCATGGTCCTTATGAAGACTTTGAGTACAATATGGCAGATGTGGCTCAGCGCTATCAAAAAGAAATTATTGTGGTTGAGGTAGCTTATCCATGGGCACTTCCAGACTATATTCCAAATGTGGATGATGAACCAGATATTCGTGAAAATTTAGTACCGGGCTATCCAGCGACAGAAAAGGGGCAAAAGGCTTACTTAGAAAAGCTGATTGAAACCGTCAAACAAACGCCTGATCAATTAGGAAAAGGCATATACTATTGGGAGCCGTGCTGGATACCTTCAAAAGATACGTGGTCTGTTGGGCATGAAAATAATTGGTCTCACCTAACCTTATTTGATAATCAAGGCAATAAGTTAGCAGGGTTAGATGCATTCAATAAATAA
- a CDS encoding DUF6366 family protein: MSNQTPEERRERFRQQELKGNPSSSIHGGGIADLVGSLGWKGTGILIVVIIVAMIIYNVFFR; the protein is encoded by the coding sequence ATGAGTAATCAAACACCAGAGGAAAGAAGAGAACGATTCAGACAACAGGAGTTGAAAGGAAATCCATCCAGCAGTATTCACGGTGGTGGAATTGCTGATTTAGTTGGAAGTTTAGGATGGAAAGGTACTGGAATCTTGATTGTGGTGATAATAGTTGCTATGATCATTTATAATGTTTTTTTCCGTTAG